One part of the Bacillus sp. FJAT-45350 genome encodes these proteins:
- the wrbA gene encoding NAD(P)H:quinone oxidoreductase: MSKVKLAVVYYSMGGTNYQLSKWAEEGATEAGAEVKILKVPELAPQSVIDANEGWKAHVDSTKDVPEVTLDDLEWADAIIFSAPTRFGNMPAQMKQFLDTTGGLWFNGKLMNKVVSAMTSAQNSHGGQEQTILSLYTTMHHWGAIIASPGYTDPVQFTSGGNPYGVSVTVDQGGNMVEDVQAAVKHQAKRTVTIAEWVKKGNQ; the protein is encoded by the coding sequence ATGTCAAAAGTAAAATTAGCAGTAGTTTATTATAGTATGGGTGGAACAAACTATCAATTATCAAAATGGGCTGAAGAAGGTGCTACAGAAGCAGGTGCTGAAGTTAAGATATTAAAAGTACCTGAATTAGCTCCACAATCAGTTATTGATGCAAATGAAGGTTGGAAAGCTCATGTTGATTCAACAAAAGATGTACCAGAAGTAACATTAGATGATCTTGAGTGGGCAGATGCAATTATCTTCAGTGCACCGACGCGTTTTGGAAATATGCCAGCTCAAATGAAGCAATTTTTAGATACAACAGGTGGATTATGGTTTAACGGTAAACTAATGAACAAAGTGGTTAGTGCGATGACTTCAGCGCAAAACTCTCATGGTGGTCAAGAACAAACAATTCTTTCTCTTTACACTACTATGCATCACTGGGGCGCAATTATTGCTTCACCTGGATATACGGACCCAGTTCAATTTACTTCTGGAGGCAACCCTTACGGAGTCAGCGTAACAGTCGACCAAGGAGGGAACATGGTTGAAGATGTGCAAGCAGCAGTTAAACACCAAGCGAAGCGAACGGTTACAATTGCTGAATGGGTGAAAA